A single genomic interval of Corylus avellana chromosome ca10, CavTom2PMs-1.0 harbors:
- the LOC132163184 gene encoding linoleate 13S-lipoxygenase 2-1, chloroplastic-like: MLMKPQLTQTRTPFLLLKPPIYAGNHGNASALLLPISRHKKNNSVRARFIPSSIKAVASTATDDDQKPTSVKAIVTVKLSVGGFLSNLGIARGLDDIKDLLGKTLLLELVSTHLDPRTGLEKETIKGYAHKTSQEEEEVKYESSFEVPADFGEVGAILVENEHHKEMFLKDIILTGFSNGPVHINSNSWVHSKHDNPQKRVFFANKSYLPSQTPDGLRRLREEELVILRGNGKGERKSFERVYDYDVYNDLGDPDSSANLKRLVLGGKQHPYPRRCRTGRQRTEKDPLSEKRSSSVYVPRDECFAEVKQLTFSANSVYSVLHAVVPSIETAIIDADLGFPYFTAIDSLFNEGLNLPPLKNQNKEFLRTLLPRILKAITDSEENMLRFETPETMDRDKFFWFRDAEFCRQTLAGLNPCSIQLVTEWPLKSKLDPKIYGPPESAITTEMIERDIRGFMTVKEAINQKKLFILDYHDLLLPYVSKVREVKGTTLYGSRTLFFLTPDGTLRPLAIELTRPPMDGKPQWKEVHVPSWDATSIWLWRLAKVHVLAHDSGYHQLVSHWLRTHCATEPYIIATNRQLSVVHPIYRLLHPHFRYTMEINALAREALINAGGIIETSFAPAKYSGELSSAAYDQQWQFNLQALPADLINRGMAVEDPSAPHGLKLTIEDYPFANDGLLLWDAIKEWVSDYVNHYYPNPSLIESDQELQQWWTEIRTLGHADKKDEPWWPVLKTPKDLIQIITTIVWVTSGHHAAVNFGQYTYAGYFPNRPTVARTNMPTEDPSEEFWKNFLKKPEGALLQCFPSQIQATRVMAVLDILSNHSPDEEYLGDTIEPAWAEDPIIKAAFERFNGRLTEIEGTVDERNANRNLKNRSGAGVVPYELLKPFSKPGVTGKGVPYSISI; the protein is encoded by the exons ATGTTGATGAAACCACAGCTAACTCAAACCCGAACCCCCTTCCTGTTGCTCAAGCCCCCCATCTATGCCGGCAATCATGGCAATGCTTCAGCACTACTACTTCCAATCTCAAGGCACAAAAAGAACAATAGTGTTCGAGCCCGCTTCATCCCCAGCAGCATAAAAGCTGTAGCAAGTACTGCTACTGATGATGATCAGAAGCCCACTTCTGTTAAAGCCATTGTAACCGTGAAACTTAGTGTTGGTGGCTTCCTCTCAAACCTTGGGATAGCCAGAGGCCTAGATGATATAAAAGATTTACTTGGTAAAACACTCCTATTGGAGCTTGTTAGCACCCACCTTGATCCTA GGACGGGATTAGAGAAGGAGACAATTAAAGGGTATGCACACAAGACGAGCCAAGAGGAGGAGGAAGTGAAATACGAGTCAAGTTTTGAAGTTCCAGCAGATTTCGGGGAGGTTGGGGCCATTTTAGTAGAGAATGAGCACCACAAGGAGATGTTCCTCAAGGATATTATCCTCACTGGCTTCTCTAATGGCCCTGTTCATATCAACTCTAATTCATGGGTTCATTCAAAGCATGACAATCCCCAGAAGAGGGTCTTCTTTGCAAACAAG TCATACTTACCATCCCAGACACCAGATGGGCTGAGGAGGCTAAGAGAAGAAGAGCTTGTGATTTTGCGAGGCAACGGCAAAGGAGAACGCAAGAGCTTTGAAAGGGTGTATGATTATGATGTGTACAACGATCTTGGAGATCCTGATAGCAGTGCAAATCTTAAAAGATTAGTACTTGGCGGCAAACAACACCCTTATCCCCGACGTTGCAGGACTGGACGCCAGCGCACTGAAAAAG atcCATTGTCGGAGAAAAGAAGCAGCAGCGTGTATGTTCCTCGGGATGAGTGCTTCGCGGAAGTAAAACAGCTAACATTCTCAGCCAACTCAGTATACTCAGTGTTGCATGCGGTGGTACCATCCATAGAGACGGCAATCATCGACGCTGACCTTGGATTTCCCTACTTCACCGCCATCGATTCGCTTTTCAACGAGGGGCTTAACTTGCCTCCcctcaaaaaccaaaacaaagaaTTCCTCCGCACCCTCCTGCCCAGGATTCTCAAGGCCATCACTGATTCTGAAGAAAATATGTTGCGCTTTGAGACCCCTGAGACAATGGATA GAGACAAGTTCTTTTGGTTTAGGGATGCCGAATTTTGTAGGCAGACTCTTGCTGGTCTCAACCCCTGCAGCATTCAGTTGGTTACG GAATGGCCGTTGAAGAGTAAACTCGACCCAAAGATTTATGGCCCCCCAGAATCAGCAATCACTACAGAAATGATTGAGCGAGATATCAGAGGTTTTATGACGGTCAAGGAG GCCATAAATCAGAAGAAGTTATTCATTCTAGATTACCATGACCTATTATTACCATATGTGAGCAAAGTAAGAGAGGTTAAAGGGACAACTTTGTATGGATCACGGACGCTGTTCTTCCTAACCCCAGATGGCACCTTAAGGCCATTGGCCATTGAGCTGACTCGGCCACCAATGGATGGAAAGCCACAGTGGAAAGAGGTTCACGTGCCTAGTTGGGATGCTACAAGTATCTGGCTATGGAGGCTTGCCAAAGTTCATGTTCTTGCCCATGACTCTGGTTATCACCAACTTGTTAGTCATTG GCTAAGAACTCATTGTGCTACAGAACCTTACATAATCGCAACAAACAGGCAACTCAGTGTGGTCCACCCGATCTATAGACTATTGCACCCTCATTTCCGGTACACTATGGAGATTAACGCTCTTGCTCGAGAAGCACTTATTAATGCAGGAGGGATCATTGAGACCTCATTCGCACCTGCCAAATACTCCGGGGAGTTGAGCTCCGCTGCTTATGACCAGCAGTGGCAGTTCAACTTGCAGGCATTACCAGCTGACTTAATTAACAG GGGAATGGCTGTTGAAGATCCAAGTGCTCCACATGGCTTAAAGCTCACAATTGAGGATTACCCTTTTGCCAATGACGGTCTCCTCCTTTGGGACGCAATCAAAGAATGGGTGAGTGACTATGTGAACCACTATTACCCGAACCCAAGCCTTATAGAGTCTGATCAAGAGCTACAACAATGGTGGACTGAAATCCGAACATTAGGCCACGCTGACAAAAAGGACGAACCATGGTGGCCAGTTCTAAAGACCCCAAAAGACCTCATCCAAATCATCACAACCATTGTATGGGTTACATCTGGCCACCATGCTGCCGTCAACTTCGGACAATACACTTACGCAGGTTATTTTCCCAACCGACCGACCGTCGCCAGAACAAATATGCCCACTGAAGACCCTTCtgaagaattttggaaaaactttttgaaaaagcCCGAAGGCGCACTCTTACAATGCTTCCCTTCACAAATTCAAGCGACAAGAGTGATGGCTGTTTTGGACATCCTATCAAATCATTCTCCTGACGAGGAGTATTTAGGAGACACAATAGAGCCGGCGTGGGCCGAAGACCCGATCATTAAGGCGGCCTTTGAACGGTTTAACGGGAGGTTGACGGAGATTGAAGGGACTGTCGATGAGAGGAATGCTAACAGGAACTTGAAGAATAGGAGCGGAGCTGGGGTTGTGCCATATGAGCTTTTGAAGCCATTCTCCAAGCCTGGAGTGACTGGAAAGGGAGTTCCCTATAgcatttccatttaa